One genomic window of Conger conger chromosome 9, fConCon1.1, whole genome shotgun sequence includes the following:
- the LOC133136176 gene encoding extracellular matrix protein 1-like, with product MDFLGNLRGLWMLVLLLFCMPSDGFQFPPVKPSEDNLKGICDSKTIPQSDQGSKLFNQEITLIFLESQYRRCCMKYEDQEDTLECLLEKWDTAFIMYCDRLEAAEPVQRDSCCEARDPLGCFQTPRPQPEE from the exons ATGGATTTTTTGGGCAATCTGAGAGGATTGTGGATGCTGGTTctcctgctcttctgcatgccctCGGATG GATTCCAGTTCCCTCCAGTTAAGCCAAGTGAAGACAACCTCAAAGGCATCTGTGATAGCAAGACTATCCCCCAGAGTGACCAAGGCTCCAAGTTGTTCAACCAAGAGATTACCCTCATCTTCCTGGAGTCGCAATACCGGCGTTGCTGCATGAAATATGAGGACCAGGAGGACACCTTGGAGTGTTTACTGGAGAAG TGGGACACAGCGTTCATCATGTACTGCGACCGACTGGAGGCGGCTGAGCCCGTACAACGTGACAGCTGCTGTGAAGCCCGGGACCCGCTGGGCTGCTTCCAGACCCCGCGACCGCAGCCTGAAGAATAG